A genomic stretch from Lathyrus oleraceus cultivar Zhongwan6 chromosome 2, CAAS_Psat_ZW6_1.0, whole genome shotgun sequence includes:
- the LOC127123482 gene encoding mitochondrial outer membrane protein porin 2 → MSSKGPGLFSDIGKLSRDILTKDYNSNQQFTISSSTNSGIDLHSTLLKSRGLSSGDVAAQINHKNNTLLFKVDTESSVLTTFTLTGFVSYAKAVASIRLPDYKSGKIEVQYLHDHAGFTTSVDLNCNPAIDFFLRQLVLLGLHLAGWGRGSEHVDEGVPAAGAGGGVLLRKRRAMLQLVVGQRVLLKK, encoded by the exons atgTCTTCCAAAGGCCCCGGTCTCTTCTCCGACATCGGAAAATTATCCAGAGATATCCTTACCAAAGATTACAACTCCAATCAACAGTTCACAATATCCTCTTCCACCAACTCCGGCATCGATTTGCATTCAACGTTATTAAAGAGTAGAGGACTTTCCTCCGGTGATGTTGCTGCTCAAATTAACCACAAAAACAATACTCTTCTTTTCAAAGTTGATACCGAATCAAGTGTGTTGACAACATTTACTCTCACAGGTTTTGTGTCTTATGCGAAAGCCGTTGCTTCTATTCGATTACCTGATTACAAATCCGGAAAGATTGAGGTTCAATATCTTCATGATCATGCTGGTTTTACTACTTCTGTTGATTTAAATTGCAACCCTGCTATTGATTTTTTTCTGCGACAATTGGTACTCCTGGGATTGCATTTGGCAG GTTGGGGACGAGGTTCTGAGCATGTTGATGAAGGAGTACCGGCAGCAGGTGCAGGTGGTGGTGTTCTGCTGAGGAAACGCAGAGCAATGCTTCAGCTTGTAGTAGGGCAACGAGTTTTATTGAAGAAATGA
- the LOC127123483 gene encoding single-stranded DNA-binding protein WHY2, mitochondrial has translation MKSSNAGQVRKSLSIKPHSSGYFVSLTVVNSVSNTKDNFSVPVTTVGFSVMKTACSFALPHIMGWDRLTNQKPSETVSFQPNRQLGGTVGFQPKMSPQILDLEWEE, from the coding sequence ATGAAATCAAGTAATGCTGGTCAAGTAAGGAAGAGCCTATCAATTAAGCCTCATAGCAGCGGCTACTTTGTCTCTCTGACTGTTGTAAACTCCGTGTCAAATACCAAAGATAATTTCAGTGTTCCTGTTACAACTGTTGGGTTTTCTGTGATGAAGACAGCTTGCAGTTTTGCATTGCCACACATTATGGGCTGGGATCGTCTAACTAATCAGAAACCAAGTGAGACAGTAAGTTTTCAACCAAATCGGCAGTTGGGTGGGACAGTTGGCTTTCAACCGAAGATGAGCCCACAGATTTTAGACTTGGAATGGGAAGAGTGA
- the LOC127123484 gene encoding single-stranded DNA-binding protein WHY2, mitochondrial — MKSSNAGQVRKSLSIKPHSSGYFVSLTVVNSVSNTKDNFSVPVTTAGFSVMKTACSFALPHIMGWDRLTNQKPSETVSFQPNRQLGGTVGFQPKMSPRILDLEWEE; from the coding sequence ATGAAATCAAGTAATGCTGGTCAAGTAAGGAAGAGCCTATCAATTAAGCCTCATAGCAGCGGCTACTTTGTCTCTCTGACTGTTGTCAACTCCGTGTCAAATACCAAAGATAATTTCAGTGTTCCTGTTACAACTGCTGGGTTTTCTGTGATGAAGACAGCTTGCAGTTTTGCATTGCCACACATTATGGGCTGGGATCGTCTAACTAATCAGAAACCAAGTGAGACAGTAAGTTTTCAACCAAATCGGCAGTTGGGTGGGACAGTTGGCTTTCAACCGAAGATGAGCCCACGGATTTTAGACTTGGAATGGGAAGAGTGA